The Sinomicrobium kalidii genome contains a region encoding:
- a CDS encoding DJ-1/PfpI family protein, giving the protein MKKILLLTGDYAEDYETMVPYQMLLMVGHEVHAVCPDKKKGEAVKTAIHDFEGDQTYSEKPGHNFQLNYTFDDVSPEAYDGLVIVGGRAPEYLRLNAKVLDIVKYFFEKDLPVAAICHGIQILTAAKVVSGRTLTAYPAVGPEVTLAGGNYKEVPPTESVVDGNLVTSPAWPGHPGFIKAFLDVLGTKIML; this is encoded by the coding sequence ATGAAAAAAATACTCTTACTTACCGGTGATTATGCAGAAGATTACGAAACCATGGTGCCTTACCAGATGCTTTTGATGGTGGGTCATGAAGTGCATGCCGTTTGCCCGGACAAGAAAAAAGGGGAAGCGGTAAAAACCGCCATTCACGACTTTGAAGGCGACCAGACCTACTCGGAAAAGCCGGGGCATAATTTCCAGTTAAATTACACGTTCGACGATGTATCGCCCGAAGCTTACGACGGACTTGTTATAGTGGGCGGTCGTGCCCCCGAATACCTGAGGTTGAATGCAAAAGTGCTGGATATTGTAAAATATTTCTTTGAGAAAGACCTCCCGGTAGCCGCCATATGCCACGGCATACAGATATTGACGGCTGCAAAAGTGGTTTCGGGAAGGACATTGACCGCTTACCCTGCCGTAGGTCCCGAAGTGACCCTTGCGGGAGGCAATTATAAGGAAGTGCCGCCAACAGAATCGGTGGTAGACGGTAATCTTGTTACATCACCGGCATGGCCGGGACATCCCGGCTTTATCAAAGCATTCCTGGACGTGCTCGGTACAAAAATAATGTTGTGA
- a CDS encoding esterase family protein, translated as MKYRLILLFFFILSFSGYAQDLRLQKGMITDSVPIPGTDHMNYAIYLPEDYNPDREWPVIFVFDIKGKGKRALEAFAAAPGTGDFILVGSNNVQNTSYEANFYIAKKLFSVVLKNFATDSRRIYTSGFSGGARLATAIATISDDVKGVIACGAALPGNGKYMPQKNSFLFVGLTGDEEGNYQEMKNTVNILKDKKFRADLLVYDGASYYPPAEYMDKAVRTLTLKGITGGTLPGGKKVIDSLFKADMEFNKSRERKGRALYAFNDIEQLMDNYDGYVDKKLFRERRREIRKTPIFRKQRSDSYGISEMESNYITDYLTFLSEDMTSGNMAQLPSWEEEMIALGKLEKGTNKAQAKMAKRLKNMLTEITRETIPTLDREKDTDRLLFANAFLVLLDPGAEDAYLEVLRYSVKKSEYGMALFYLEQLLQNGFKDVKRLNADEDLALLRILPEYSDILEENGLKSLY; from the coding sequence ATGAAATACCGTCTTATTTTGTTGTTCTTCTTCATACTTTCCTTTTCCGGGTATGCACAAGATCTGCGCCTGCAAAAGGGGATGATAACGGATTCTGTGCCCATTCCCGGCACAGATCATATGAATTATGCCATATACCTGCCCGAAGACTACAATCCGGACAGGGAATGGCCCGTAATTTTCGTATTCGACATTAAGGGAAAGGGAAAACGCGCCCTGGAAGCCTTTGCAGCGGCGCCCGGGACCGGTGATTTTATTCTGGTCGGATCGAACAATGTACAGAACACCTCTTATGAAGCCAACTTTTATATTGCCAAAAAGCTTTTTAGTGTTGTTTTAAAGAACTTCGCGACAGACAGCAGGAGAATTTATACTTCGGGCTTTAGCGGAGGGGCCAGGCTGGCCACGGCGATAGCCACGATCTCCGATGATGTGAAAGGAGTGATTGCCTGCGGGGCCGCATTGCCGGGAAACGGGAAGTACATGCCCCAAAAGAACAGTTTTCTTTTTGTGGGCCTTACAGGAGATGAAGAAGGGAATTATCAGGAAATGAAAAATACCGTAAACATCCTGAAGGATAAAAAATTCCGGGCCGATTTGCTGGTCTATGACGGGGCTTCCTATTATCCGCCCGCAGAATATATGGACAAAGCTGTCCGGACACTCACGCTGAAAGGCATAACGGGAGGAACACTGCCCGGAGGGAAAAAAGTGATAGACTCGCTCTTTAAGGCAGATATGGAATTTAACAAAAGCCGGGAAAGAAAGGGGAGGGCACTGTATGCCTTTAACGATATTGAGCAGCTTATGGACAATTATGACGGGTATGTTGACAAGAAACTGTTCCGGGAAAGGCGAAGGGAGATCCGGAAGACCCCGATATTCAGGAAACAGCGGAGCGACAGTTACGGAATTTCCGAAATGGAAAGCAATTACATCACCGATTACCTGACTTTTCTCTCTGAAGACATGACTTCAGGTAATATGGCACAGCTCCCTTCCTGGGAAGAAGAAATGATAGCCCTCGGAAAGCTCGAAAAAGGCACGAATAAGGCGCAGGCCAAAATGGCAAAGCGCCTGAAAAACATGTTAACGGAGATTACCAGGGAAACCATTCCCACCTTAGACCGGGAAAAGGATACCGACCGCTTATTGTTTGCCAATGCTTTCCTGGTACTGCTCGATCCGGGGGCAGAAGACGCATATCTCGAAGTATTGCGCTACAGTGTGAAGAAAAGCGAATACGGAATGGCCCTGTTTTACCTGGAACAACTGTTGCAAAACGGGTTTAAGGACGTAAAGCGGCTGAATGCCGATGAAGACCTCGCCCTTTTGCGGATATTGCCGGAATACAGTGATATCCTGGAGGAAAACGGTTTAAAAAGCCTTTACTGA
- a CDS encoding YceI family protein yields METSAKKVTWNIDPAHSEVQFKVKHLVISTVSGQFTSFSGGLEAEGDDFSNARAVFEAEIKSISTNNNDRDNHLKSADFFDAENHPKLTFVSTGFSKTGDDTYEVTGDITIRGNTRPIVLKAEYGGTMVDPYGNTKAGFEITGKLNRKDFGLEWSGVTETGGIVVGDEVKLLLNLQFAKN; encoded by the coding sequence ATGGAAACATCAGCAAAAAAAGTAACGTGGAACATAGACCCTGCACATTCTGAAGTGCAGTTTAAGGTAAAACACCTGGTAATCTCTACGGTAAGCGGGCAATTCACCTCTTTTTCGGGCGGACTGGAAGCCGAAGGCGATGATTTCAGCAATGCCAGGGCCGTTTTCGAAGCGGAAATAAAAAGTATTTCCACCAACAACAACGATAGGGACAATCACCTGAAATCAGCCGACTTCTTCGATGCCGAAAACCATCCGAAGCTTACTTTTGTCTCTACCGGGTTCAGCAAAACGGGAGACGATACCTATGAAGTGACCGGCGATATCACCATAAGGGGAAATACCAGGCCCATTGTCCTGAAAGCAGAGTACGGGGGGACTATGGTAGACCCCTACGGCAATACCAAGGCCGGGTTTGAGATCACCGGGAAGCTTAACCGCAAGGATTTCGGCCTGGAATGGAGCGGGGTTACCGAGACGGGAGGTATTGTAGTAGGCGATGAAGTGAAACTGCTGCTCAACCTCCAGTTTGCCAAAAATTAA
- the arsC gene encoding arsenate reductase (glutaredoxin) (This arsenate reductase requires both glutathione and glutaredoxin to convert arsenate to arsenite, after which the efflux transporter formed by ArsA and ArsB can extrude the arsenite from the cell, providing resistance.), whose translation MIKIYHNPRCRKSREGLAILEASGKDFDVVKYLEDVPSEKDLREVIDLLGIAPVDLVRKNESIWKEQYKGKTLSDDEVIKAMATHPKLIERPIVISGKKAVIGRPPENIKSVL comes from the coding sequence ATGATAAAGATATATCACAATCCGCGTTGCCGGAAATCAAGGGAAGGGCTTGCCATACTGGAAGCATCGGGCAAGGATTTTGACGTTGTAAAATACCTTGAAGACGTTCCCTCCGAAAAAGACCTCCGTGAGGTTATTGACCTGCTGGGTATCGCTCCTGTTGACCTCGTCCGCAAAAATGAAAGCATCTGGAAAGAACAATACAAGGGAAAAACACTTTCTGATGACGAAGTGATCAAGGCCATGGCCACACATCCGAAGCTTATTGAACGGCCGATCGTCATTTCCGGGAAGAAAGCCGTGATAGGACGCCCGCCTGAAAATATTAAGTCCGTGCTCTGA
- a CDS encoding HAD family hydrolase: MKNRIDTVIFDLGGVLIDWNPEYVFLDVFEGDREKMQWFFDNICTMNWNEEQDAGKSLADATEERVALFPQYEEWIRMYYGRWEEMLGGAIQGSVAILKSLIAQEKYKVVALTNWSAETFPIARERFDFLQWFEGIVVSGQENTRKPFREIYDITLDRFGIAAERSVFIDDNLRNVKAADTIGINGIRFTSPEQLSKSLGEFSIHV; this comes from the coding sequence ATGAAAAACCGTATAGATACCGTAATCTTCGACCTTGGTGGTGTACTTATCGACTGGAACCCGGAATATGTATTTCTCGACGTCTTTGAGGGCGACCGGGAAAAAATGCAGTGGTTTTTTGACAATATCTGTACCATGAACTGGAACGAAGAACAGGACGCGGGCAAAAGCCTTGCCGATGCCACGGAAGAACGGGTAGCTCTGTTTCCGCAATACGAGGAATGGATACGCATGTACTACGGTCGCTGGGAAGAAATGCTGGGTGGTGCCATACAGGGTTCCGTAGCTATACTGAAATCCCTTATTGCACAGGAAAAATATAAAGTTGTGGCCCTTACCAACTGGAGTGCCGAGACTTTCCCCATTGCCCGGGAACGGTTCGATTTCCTGCAGTGGTTTGAAGGCATTGTTGTATCCGGCCAGGAAAACACCCGGAAGCCTTTCAGGGAGATCTACGACATTACCCTCGACCGTTTCGGGATAGCGGCGGAAAGATCGGTCTTTATCGATGACAATTTACGCAATGTAAAAGCCGCCGATACCATTGGCATCAACGGTATACGGTTTACATCGCCCGAACAGCTCAGCAAAAGCCTTGGCGAATTCAGCATTCATGTCTAA